The region TTAATGTTCTGGTTATTTACAAGCTTAGCAAAATCTTATGCTAAAAATGGAGGAATATCTTCTGGAGTTGGAAGATTTTTTGAACCTTTAGTTCTTTTCATCCGTGATGATGTTGCTATTCCAAACATTGGAGAAAAGCATTATAAAAAATACATGAGTTATTTATTGACTATATTTTTCTTTGTATTGTTTTTAAATATCTTCGGATTAACTCCGCTAGGAATTAACGCAACAGGAAACTTCACAGTTACATTTGCTTTAGCAATCCTTACTTTCTTAATAACAAACTTTTCAGCAAATAAAAATTACTGGGGTCACATTTTCTGGATGCCGGGTGTACCAAAACCAATGAGAATTATTTTGGCACCAATTGAATTGTTGGGAGTTTTTATTAAACCATTTTCATTAATGATTCGTTTGTACGCAAATATTTTTGCAGGTCACATCGTATTAATGAGTATCATTGGTTTAATGTTTATCTTTAAAAGCTGGATTGGAAGTACATTATCTTTCGGATTATCATTTGTACTTTCTATACTAGAGATTCTAGTAGCATTTTTACAAGCCTATATTTTTACTATGCTGTCTGCACTTTATTTTGGTTCAGCAGTAGAAGAGCACCACCACGAAGAGGAGGGGCACCACTAAAATTAGATTTCAGAGTTTAGATTTCAGATTTATAATAATCTAAAATCTACATTCAAAAATCTAAAATCAAAATTGAATGTTTAATTTTTAATATATACAAATATGAACGGTTTAAATTACATTGGAGCAGGATTAATCGTAATCGGAGCAGCAGTAGGTATTGGTAGAATTGGTGGTTCAGCAATGGACGCTATCGCTCGTCAACCAGAAGCTTCAGGAAAAATCCAAACAGCTATGCTTATCGCTGCTGCGCTTATTGAAGGTATTGGTTTCGCTGCGTTATTCGCTGCTTAATTAAAACACAAGAACAATAGTTGCAACGGTTGGTTGTAACTATTGTTTTAAAAATGAAACATTAAAATAAAATTGCTCTTTGCAGTAGTTTAAAAAGATATAATTTAAAATTTATAATTCTATATAATGGAAAAGTTAATAAATCAGTTCGAGTTCGGTTTGTTCTTTTGGCAAGTATTAATATTTGTTGGATTAATTTTCTTGTTGAAAAAATTTGCATGGAAACCTATTCTTGATGCAGTAAATGATAGAGAACAAGGAATTAAAGACGCATTACTTTCTGCTGAAAATGCAAGACAAGAAATGCAAAATCTTCAGGCAGATAACCAAAGAATTTTGAATGAAGCTCGTGCAGAACGTGATGCTATGTTGAAAGAAGCTCGCGAAATGAAAGAGAAGATGATTACTGATTCTAAAAACGAAGCACAGGCACAAGGTCAAAAAATGATCGAGCAGGCTAAAGCGGCTATCGAAAGCGAAAAAAATGCTGCTATGGCAGAATTGAAATCTCAGGTTTCAACTTTATCGTTAAGCATTGCTGAGAAATTATTGAAAGAAGAATTATCTAACAAAGAAGCTCAAACTAAATTAGTTGAGAAAATGTTAGGTGACGTAAAGTTAAACTAAGATTATGGCAAGTACAAGAGCAGCAATTCGTTATGCAAAAGCAATTCTAGACTTAGCAAACTCTAAAGGTGTTGCCGAAGCTGTAAATAACGATATGAAATCAATTGCAAATGCAATTGAGACTAATGCAGAATTGAGTACCTTTATTCAGAACCCAACAACAAAAGTTGAAGTTAAAGAAAGTGCTCTTTTAGAAGTTTTCTCAGATGTAAATGGTGTAACTAAAGGTTTATTTCATTTATTATTTGAAAACAAAAGATTTGAAATTCTAGATGCAATTGCAGTAGAATATAGTAAAGTATTTGATCAAAGCAACGGAATTGAAGTGGCAAAAGTTACAACAGCTATTCCGATGGATGCAGAATTAGAAGCTAAAGTTTTAGCAAAAATTGCAACTTTATCAGATAAAAAAATTACAATTGAAAATATAGTAGATCCTTCCATTATTGGTGGATTTATTTTGAGAATAGGAGATAATCAATACAACGCTTCTGTTGCAAACAGATTACAAGTATTAAAAAGAGAGTTAAGTAATTAGTTTTTATAACACAAAAAGTGTCTAAATTATAAATTAAGATGGCGGAAATCAAACCTGCTGAAATTTCAGCAATATTAAGAAAGCAAGTAGAAGGTTTTGAATCTGGTGCTACGCTAGAGGAAGTAGGAACAGTACTTCAAGTTGGAGACGGTATTGCTCGTGTTTACGGGCTATCTAATGTACAATATGGAGAGTTAGTAGAATTCGATAACGGTATGGAAGGTATCGTATTGAATCTTGAAGAGGATAATGTTGGGGTTGTACTTTTAGGACCATCAACTGGACTTAAAGAAGGATCTACTGCAAAAAGAACTCAACGTATTGCTTCTCTTAAAGTAGGTGAGCAAATGGTAGGACGTGTTGTTAACACTCTTGGTTTTCCAATTGATGGAAAAGGACCAATCGGTGGAGACTTATACGAAATGCCTTTAGAAAGAAAAGCACCTGGAGTTATCTTCCGTCAGCCAGTAACTGAGCCATTACAAACAGGAGTAAAAGCAGTTGATGCTATGATCCCGGTTGGACGTGGTCAGCGTGAGCTTGTAATCGGTGACCGTCAAACAGGTAAATCAACTGTTTGTATCGATACAATCTTAAATCAAAAAGAATTTTACGATGCAGGAAAACCTGTATTCTGTATATATGTTGCAATTGGACAAAAAGCTTCAACTGTAGCAGGAATTGCAAAAATGTTAGAAGAAAAAGGAGCAATGGCTTATACCGTTATTGTTGCTGCTAATGCTTCTGATCCAGCTCCAATGCAAGTTTACGCTCCATTCGCTGGTGCTGCAATTGGAGAATACTTCAGAGATTCAGGTCGTCCAGCACTTATTGTGTATGATGACTTGTCTAAACAAGCTGTTGCTTACCGTGAGGTTTCTCTTTTATTAAGAAGACCACCGGGACGTGAGGCTTACCCTGGAGACGTTTTCTACTTACACTCTCGTTTATTAGAACGTGCTTGTAAAGTAATTGCTGATGATGGTATCGCTAAAAACATGAACGATTTACCAGATTCTATCAAATCTATCGTAAAAGGTGGTGGTTCATTAACTGCATTGCCAATTATCGAAACTCAAGCTGGTGACGTTTCTGCATATATCCCAACAAACGTAATCTCTATTACAGATGGTCAGATTTTCCTTGATGGAGATTTGTTCAACTCTGGGGTTCGTCCTGCAATTAACGTAGGTATCTCTGTATCTCGTGTTGGAGGTAATGCTCAAATTAAATCAATGAAAAAAGTTTCTGGAACTTTAAAATTAGACCAGGCTCAATTCCGTGAATTAGAAGCTTTCGCTAAATTTGGTTCTGACTTAGATTCAGTTACTTTAAACGTAATCGAAAAAGGAAAAAGAAACGTTGAGATCTTGAAACAAGGTTTAAATGATCCTTATACAGTTGAAAACCAAGTAGCTATTATCTACGCTGGTTCTAAAAACTTATTAAGAAACGTTCCTGTAGAAAAAGTAAAAGAATTTGAAGCTGATTTCTTAGCTTACTTAAACAGTAAACATAAAGATACGCTTAACGCGTTAAAAGCTGGTAAATTAGATGACGCTATTACAGATGTTATCGAAAAAGCAGCAAAAGAAATCTCAGCAAAATATAACTAATTAGATAATTCGTTAATTAGATAATTAGGAAATGAGTTAACATTTTTCTAATTATCTAATTTTCAGATTGTCACATTTTCTAATTAATAGATGGCAAATTTAAAGGAAATCCGTAATAGAATTACTTCCGTTTCATCAACGATGCAGATTACGTCTGCGATGAAAATGGTTTCTGCTGCAAAGCTGAAGAAAGCACAAGATGCAATCACTGCAATGCGTCCTTATGCCGAGAAATTAACGGAGTTATTGCAAGATCTTTCTGCATCACTTGAAGGTGAAGTTGGAGGAGATTACACTACACAACGTGAAGTAAAAAAAGTATTGCTTGTAGCTATAACTTCTAACAGAGGTTTGTGTGGTGCTTTCAATTCAAATATTATTAAAGAGATTAAAAATCGTACTGCTTTTTACCAAGGAAAACAAGTAGATGTTTTTGCTATTGGTAAAAAAGGAAACGATGCTTTAAGCAAAACTCATAAAGTACACGGTCATCATAATGCTATTTTTGATCATTTAACTTTTGAAAATGTTGCTGGAATCGCTGATAATCTTACAGAGAAATTTTTGTCTGGAGAATATGATAGAATTGAATTAGTTTACAATCAGTTTAAAAATGCTGCGACTCAAATCGTTCAGACTGAACAATTTTTACCGTTAGCTCCTATTAAATCTGACGTTACTACTTCTACTGGAGATTATATTTACGAGCCTTCAAAAGAAGAGATTGTACTGACTTTAATTCCTAAGTCATTAAAAACGCAATTGTATAAAGGTATCCGTGATTCATTTGCTTCAGAGCATGGAGCACGTATGACTGCAATGCACAAAGCAACAGATAATGCAACTGAATTACGAAACCAATTGAAATTAACTTATAATAAAGCGCGTCAGGCTGCTATTACTAGTGAGATTTTGGAAATTGTTGGTGGAGCAGAAGCTTTAAATGGATAATTTATTCCAAAATATATAAAAAAAAGCCAGCATTTGCTGGCTTTTTTTTATTGGAAGTTTTTTCTTTTTTAAAAATAACTTTTATAAAATGGTGATTCTCAAAATATATAAAGTTGAGAATCACTACCATTTTATAAAAATTGACAGATAAACTCTGCTGTGCTTTGTCTTTTATGGGAACAAACTAGCTTTATTAATCCCAGGGCTCTGTTTTTTTAAGGGTTACAATACAGCAGAATCAATCCCTTGTGCTTTGTCTTTTATGGGAACAAACAAGCTTTATTAGTCCCGGTGCTCTGTTTTTATTAGGGTTACATTACAGCTGAATCAATCCCTTATGCTTTGTCTTTTATGGGAACAAACAAGCTTTATTAGTCCCAGTGCTTCCTTTTTTATAAGGGTTGTATTTAGCTTTCTCAATCCCTGTGAAACAAATTTAGGAAAAGACTGTCTAAAAAAAGTTACATAATTTTCATGTCTAATTTATATATTTCACATGTCATTGATTTTTAATTATATAAGTCTTAACTTAAAGTTTACTTATTTTTGTTTATATTTTAATAATAAATTCATGAATCTTTCTATAAAAGAACTAATTACGTTGCAAGAAATGTTATTTCAAATTGAGATAATTAGGCACTTATATCCTAAGCTTAGCTTAGAGAAATACGAGAATTATCTTAAAGAAATGGTGCCTCATAATTATACTCAGATTGCAGTTTTTGAAAATGCTGTTTGTCTAGGCTTAACAGGATGCTGGTCGGCTACAAAATTATGGACGGGCAAATATCTTGAAATAGACAATTTTGTGGTTAATCCGGAATTTCGATCTAGAGGAATTGGAAAAATGCTAACTGATTATATCGAGAAAAAAGCGATAGAATTAAATTGCAGCAGTATAGTTCTCGATGCCTTTACAGGAAATTTTGATGCTCATCGTTTTTACTACAATCAAGGTTATGCACCGAAAGGGTTTCATTTTGTAAAAATATTAGACGAAACCAAAATGACTGTTTAAAAACAAACACAACTTTTCTTTATTACGTCAACAAAAACACCATTAAACAAAAGAAATGGTTATTTTTGTCCTACAAACATTATTACAATTATATTTTGGGATTATATAAAAATCTATTTAAGCAAACGGCAATTTACGGACTGGCAACAGTTTTACCAAGAATGCTGAGTTTTTTATTAGTGAGATTATATACAGGAATTCTTCCCACTGCCGAATATGGAGAAGTTTCGATTGTATTATCCTGGATGGTTTTCTTTAACGTAGTACTTTCTTACGGTATGGAAACGGCTTTCTTTAGATTCTATAGCGCCGAAGATGACAAGAAAAATGTAATTGCAACTTCTACGATTTCGATATTCTGGACTTCAATTATTTTCTTATTTGTTGCGTTGATATTTAGGAATACGCTGGCGAATTTAGCCGAGGTTGACGTTCAGTATATCACTTATACTGTCTGGATTTTAGTTTTGGATGCTTTGGTTTTAATTCCATTTTCAAAATTAAGAGCTAACCAGAGACCAATGGTTTATGCAGCAATTAAAATAGGAAATGTAGTTATTAATTTGTTACTGAATATTTTCTTCTTAATGTATCTGCCAAAATTAGCAGAAGCAAATCCAAATTCTGTTTGGGATAATTTATATGTAGAAAACTTTCAGATTGCCTATATTTTCATTGCAAACCTTTTAGCAAGTTTGGCAACATTTATTGTGCTTTCTCCAAATTACCTTTCGCTTGGACGAAAATTCGATCCGGAACTTTGGAAAAGAATGATGAAATACGGACTTCCAATTTTAGTAGCTGGATTAGCTTTTGCTGTAAATGAGCATTTTGATAAAATTCTTTTAGGTTATCTGCTTCCTGAAAATTTAGCAAAATCTGAAGTTGGAGCTTATTCTGCTTGTTATAAATTAGGATTGTTCATGGTGCTGTTTGCGACAGCTTTCAGACTAGGAATTGAACCTTTCTTTTTCAGTCATGCGAAAAACGAAAATGCTCCGCAGACTTATGCCGTAATTACAAAATATTTTGTGATACTGGGCTCTCTAATTTTATTGGGAGTTATTGTATTTGCTGATGTTTTAAAATATTTATTATTAGATAATAAAACCTATTGGGAAGCCATGAAAGTGGTACCGCTTATTATTTTGGCAAATTTCTTTTTAGGAATTTACAATAATCTTTCGGTTTGGTATAAACTGACAGATAAAACAAAAATTGGAGCTTACATTTCTATTGTAGGAGCCATTGTCACTTTGGTTTTAAATTATCTTTTAATACCAAAATACAGCTATTATGGTTCTGCCATTGCGACCATTTCTGCTTACGGAAGTATGATGCTTATTTCTTATATTTTAGGAAATAAATATTATCCAATTCCTTATGATATGAACAAAATTGGTGCTTATTTAGGAGTTTCGATATTATTTTCTGTTATTTCGTTTTACGGATTTAGAGAGAAATATTATGTTGGAATCCCACTTCTTCTAGCTTTTATGTATTTAGTTTACCATTTCGAAAAAGATACTATTAAAGGTATAATGAAGAAAAAATAAGCGACGTTTAAAAATTTTATATTTAAAAATGAAAATTCAAATTATCAATAAATCACAACACGATTTACCAAATTACGAAACCATCGCTTCTGCAGGAATGGATTTGCGTGCCAATATTTCAGAACCAATTACGTTAAAACCTTTAGAAAGAACGATTGTAAAAACCGGACTTTTTATTGAATTACCAATTGGTTACGAAGCACAGGTAAGACCAAGAAGCGGACTGGCAGCAAAAAAAGGAGTAACAGTTTTAAATTCACCGGGAACTGTTGATGCAGATTACAGAGGAGAAATAGGAGTAATTTTAGTAAATTTATCAAATGAGGAATTTGTAATTGAAAACGGAGAAAGAATTGCCCAGCTAATTATTGCAAAACACGAAAGAGCAGAATGGATTGAAGTTGAAACACTTACTGAAACATTAAGAGGTGAAGGAGGCTTTGGAAGTACAGGTGTGAAATAGTTTTTGTATTTAGCAAAAACACCATAAAAAGAAAGACCAAACCCAATGAAGATTTTTTGATCTTCCCATAAAATCAAATAAAAAATGAAAATAATTGTCCCAATGGCAGGCCGTGGATCGAGATTGAGGCCTCATACATTAACTGTTCCAAAACCATTAATTCCTATTGCAGGAAAATCTATAGTACACCGTTTAGTTGAAGATATTGCTAAAATATTGAAAGAACCAATTGAAGAAGTTGCCTTTGTTTTAGGTGATGAAGCTTTTTTTGGAGATGATGTTGTAGCAAGTTTAACAGATTTAGCAAAAGGTTTAGGAGCAAAAGCTTCAATTTACCGTCAAGATCAGCCTTTAGGAACGGGTCATGCCATTATGTGTGCTAAAGATTCTTTGTCAGGACCTGCTGTTATTGCTTATGCAGATACTTTAATTAGAGC is a window of Flavobacterium crocinum DNA encoding:
- the atpB gene encoding F0F1 ATP synthase subunit A — protein: MVISNKPLSFILAAFVACLPLMSFSNTEKDSAHVQTEATHEGAAEDHHAEPTDIKSKIKAFIGHHVLDSHDFTLTQDDETGKYYGFPLPVILWDNGLHIFSSSKFHHGHEVAESNGNYYVINHHDGKIYRTDAKGTITEDEKTGHPTNVRPLDFSITKTVLSIMVAALLMFWLFTSLAKSYAKNGGISSGVGRFFEPLVLFIRDDVAIPNIGEKHYKKYMSYLLTIFFFVLFLNIFGLTPLGINATGNFTVTFALAILTFLITNFSANKNYWGHIFWMPGVPKPMRIILAPIELLGVFIKPFSLMIRLYANIFAGHIVLMSIIGLMFIFKSWIGSTLSFGLSFVLSILEILVAFLQAYIFTMLSALYFGSAVEEHHHEEEGHH
- the atpE gene encoding ATP synthase F0 subunit C — translated: MNGLNYIGAGLIVIGAAVGIGRIGGSAMDAIARQPEASGKIQTAMLIAAALIEGIGFAALFAA
- a CDS encoding F0F1 ATP synthase subunit B; the encoded protein is MEKLINQFEFGLFFWQVLIFVGLIFLLKKFAWKPILDAVNDREQGIKDALLSAENARQEMQNLQADNQRILNEARAERDAMLKEAREMKEKMITDSKNEAQAQGQKMIEQAKAAIESEKNAAMAELKSQVSTLSLSIAEKLLKEELSNKEAQTKLVEKMLGDVKLN
- the atpH gene encoding ATP synthase F1 subunit delta, producing MASTRAAIRYAKAILDLANSKGVAEAVNNDMKSIANAIETNAELSTFIQNPTTKVEVKESALLEVFSDVNGVTKGLFHLLFENKRFEILDAIAVEYSKVFDQSNGIEVAKVTTAIPMDAELEAKVLAKIATLSDKKITIENIVDPSIIGGFILRIGDNQYNASVANRLQVLKRELSN
- the atpA gene encoding F0F1 ATP synthase subunit alpha; translation: MAEIKPAEISAILRKQVEGFESGATLEEVGTVLQVGDGIARVYGLSNVQYGELVEFDNGMEGIVLNLEEDNVGVVLLGPSTGLKEGSTAKRTQRIASLKVGEQMVGRVVNTLGFPIDGKGPIGGDLYEMPLERKAPGVIFRQPVTEPLQTGVKAVDAMIPVGRGQRELVIGDRQTGKSTVCIDTILNQKEFYDAGKPVFCIYVAIGQKASTVAGIAKMLEEKGAMAYTVIVAANASDPAPMQVYAPFAGAAIGEYFRDSGRPALIVYDDLSKQAVAYREVSLLLRRPPGREAYPGDVFYLHSRLLERACKVIADDGIAKNMNDLPDSIKSIVKGGGSLTALPIIETQAGDVSAYIPTNVISITDGQIFLDGDLFNSGVRPAINVGISVSRVGGNAQIKSMKKVSGTLKLDQAQFRELEAFAKFGSDLDSVTLNVIEKGKRNVEILKQGLNDPYTVENQVAIIYAGSKNLLRNVPVEKVKEFEADFLAYLNSKHKDTLNALKAGKLDDAITDVIEKAAKEISAKYN
- the atpG gene encoding ATP synthase F1 subunit gamma yields the protein MANLKEIRNRITSVSSTMQITSAMKMVSAAKLKKAQDAITAMRPYAEKLTELLQDLSASLEGEVGGDYTTQREVKKVLLVAITSNRGLCGAFNSNIIKEIKNRTAFYQGKQVDVFAIGKKGNDALSKTHKVHGHHNAIFDHLTFENVAGIADNLTEKFLSGEYDRIELVYNQFKNAATQIVQTEQFLPLAPIKSDVTTSTGDYIYEPSKEEIVLTLIPKSLKTQLYKGIRDSFASEHGARMTAMHKATDNATELRNQLKLTYNKARQAAITSEILEIVGGAEALNG
- a CDS encoding GNAT family N-acetyltransferase gives rise to the protein MNLSIKELITLQEMLFQIEIIRHLYPKLSLEKYENYLKEMVPHNYTQIAVFENAVCLGLTGCWSATKLWTGKYLEIDNFVVNPEFRSRGIGKMLTDYIEKKAIELNCSSIVLDAFTGNFDAHRFYYNQGYAPKGFHFVKILDETKMTV
- a CDS encoding lipopolysaccharide biosynthesis protein codes for the protein MGLYKNLFKQTAIYGLATVLPRMLSFLLVRLYTGILPTAEYGEVSIVLSWMVFFNVVLSYGMETAFFRFYSAEDDKKNVIATSTISIFWTSIIFLFVALIFRNTLANLAEVDVQYITYTVWILVLDALVLIPFSKLRANQRPMVYAAIKIGNVVINLLLNIFFLMYLPKLAEANPNSVWDNLYVENFQIAYIFIANLLASLATFIVLSPNYLSLGRKFDPELWKRMMKYGLPILVAGLAFAVNEHFDKILLGYLLPENLAKSEVGAYSACYKLGLFMVLFATAFRLGIEPFFFSHAKNENAPQTYAVITKYFVILGSLILLGVIVFADVLKYLLLDNKTYWEAMKVVPLIILANFFLGIYNNLSVWYKLTDKTKIGAYISIVGAIVTLVLNYLLIPKYSYYGSAIATISAYGSMMLISYILGNKYYPIPYDMNKIGAYLGVSILFSVISFYGFREKYYVGIPLLLAFMYLVYHFEKDTIKGIMKKK
- the dut gene encoding dUTP diphosphatase gives rise to the protein MKIQIINKSQHDLPNYETIASAGMDLRANISEPITLKPLERTIVKTGLFIELPIGYEAQVRPRSGLAAKKGVTVLNSPGTVDADYRGEIGVILVNLSNEEFVIENGERIAQLIIAKHERAEWIEVETLTETLRGEGGFGSTGVK